TTTGTTATATTCAGTACTACTAGCGCCACCTATGCACGAAGCTGTGAAGATGTGCGAAGCAtaatagcaaagaatatagacgcttattagtattagtattattagtattattatttgtGAAATGGCCTACGAGCTTGCGGAGAGGAATGGTATTAAACACAggttttctaaaaacaaaaagtcaGCTGGAACGGCTTGGTTTAGAGACTTTCTAAAGAGATATCCAGAGTTTTCTTTTAGAACTCCTTTTAGATGAAATACAAAATAAAGATAACATTAATCCTATGAAAATATGTATAATATGGATTAGTCTGCTATCCAGACGGTCCCTAGCAAGTTGTCCAAAGTTTTAGCACATAAAGGCCGGAAACAGGTTGATTTCCTAACAGGCGCTGAAAGGGGACAAAATGTCACCGTTGTTTTCTGTATAAATGCAGCCAGTCAATTTATCCCTCCAGCAATAATATTCCCTCGCAAACGAAAGAATTAATTATTACATATTTCAAGGCGCCCCATATGGAACACTTTCTCTTTACAACGAATCTGGATACAGATGAAATTGACACCTTTATCCTGTTCTTAAAGCATTTTCAACAACATACACAGTGATCAGCTGAAAATAGAGTTCTATTATTGCTTGATGGTTATTCAAGCCACAAGTCTGTCGAAGCTATAGAATTACTGTAGAGAAAATGATATTATAATGTTGTCGTTTTCTCCACATTGCACCCACGAGATGCAGCCGTTGGATGTAGTAGTATTTTCACATCTAATGACATATTTTAATGAGGAAGTTATTTTATGACTTAAAAGAACCCTGGAAAAGTCGTAACTCTCTATAAATTGGAAAATAAAACCGTTTTCCCATCCATGAACAAAGAACTCCTTCTCCACAAAAAGATAATTCTTTGCTTCCAAGTACTTTACCTAATAAGGAAAAGAAAAATTCGTAATATATGTCTTCATCAGACGACTCAGAGGAATGGGGATCATCGGAAAATGAAACTCAATCAATTCAAATCCGTAAAATTAAGTTGTTATTTTAAACTATACAGTCGATATTACAAACTCTGCAGTTGGTACTTCAATCGCAATTTACGAAATTAGCACATCAGAACAGAATGGTAGCGTTAAATGCAATGAAATTCCATCATCACTGGAGAATACTTTTGTAACctcatattatataataatatctCCACTACCTCAGGCACCTCCTCAGCAAGAAGTTCAAGACCTTCGCAAGGATTAACTGTGTTCACGTCTACACCAAATTATATTTTGATGAAAGCTAAACAAAAACACCCAAGTCAACTTCACAGGCAGCTAGAAAAGCTGTAAACagaaaggtatttaaaaaaaaacacaagaaaataaGAGATTTCATGATATTTTGCTCGGAACTATGCAGTAAATCGCAGGCGAAAGAGTTTTGAATTAAGTGTGTTCCGTGGTTGGTGTGGATGCGTGTGATAAACTTATTTACCACggaagcaaaaataaaaaatagttgaatcaaataaaacataaaaaaagtgttaataatatttattttgtaaaacgtAATTAATTCTCGAAGGGACGGTATTTTTTGTATATGTATCGCGGACCGATGCAAATGGTGTCTCAATGATTGCTGAAAACAAAAACTCAACACAGAACACGCgttctttgtttttaaaagccAGGCCATAAAATTTTATTACGGGGCTGGTCGTTATATTAATTTCGTTTCCCATAAATGTAAATGCGATTTTTGTAAATACAAAtgtaaaaattactttttctgtACAAAAGAACTATAGGGATAATTTTACCCTAACCATGGTGTAAAACGGTCCCTTTAGAActtgttaaaataatgttttttttcttttaactgttcacttacatataattttttcaaaaaaatatgttCTGCTAAACCCCAGTTATTGTCTCATTACACTTTACTTAATTATTTcgatttttgttatttctaaCCTAAAAAAATGTTAGAGGGACCATTTTGCCTCACTCTCCGCTatgtctaaatatattttttattgacatAAAGCAGTTTTAAAGTGCGCGCGCCGTTACGCGCGGAACCCCTAGAAACGTAAACTATGAGAGTATAGGCAAGGCCATAAATTACAggatgtgtgtgagtgtgtgtgtgtgtgtgtgtgtgtgtgtgtgtgtgtgtgtgtgtgccgtTACGCGCCGAACCCCTAAGAAATAGTGTGAAAAGTTCATCGGCCACAGAatcttttatttatgtttaaagatatttttttgtagcgaagcttctatactggcgttgtattacttttttcccTACAGTAAAATggtgaggcgagcgtcacggaactagcgccacgcgAAGGCGTCGTTAGGGGTAGCATCATAGAATAGCGATTGTTGACAtggattcactactctcgattaatttgttttaagtcaatatatatttattctaagcagatttaaatttaaaaaatgcatgaataataacaaaataaagaaattaaatgagaagtaaaaagctaaaagaatatctgtcactaaaagattcgattcgtaacgattgtcaaaatttaaaagtcataaatgtcatccgattaataacaatattgaatcatctgtttaaatttttaacacacttttggttttaaaataattttatataaatacaattattattgttAAACTTATTACGCacccatgaaagtttctttcgaccaattcATCTCTTTTTCGCCAATTTTCCTTTTGTTACAAGTCAAAGTAGATGGTGTttgggtcctctaattatatagccgcagtattctgtttttctcctctttatgatGATTGTGAGCAGGCTTTCTGACTTCATCATTTTAAGAACAACTTGAAGTGTGCAAAACCCATGATATTTTTAAGATCCGTCGATAGCACCACAATTAgaatgcttctaatttgttaagcattgtggtttttaatgtCCATATCTCACAACCATATAATAGGATAGACCACACAGCAGGGATCTGATCTGGTCcaggtgatttattatttttggcttgctgtattgcATTTCTGACTTCTGATGtcagtatactgggacctctgtctAACTGGTTGTCATGTGTAGTATGTGTAGtgtatgtatatctttttctCGAGAAGCATCGTTAAAAAGATCACTGACGTATCTCTCCTATTCTTTGCACTGTTGTTCGTAATCACAAATTTTTCTATCTGCGTTTTTAAGTATGTGAGCAATTTTTAGTCTCTTAATTTCGGAggtatatttaagtttcttgtggaGGTTGAAACCGTCTTTTTCTGGAGGTCTTCTATTTCTGTACATAAATTCTTGAGCCAAGATTCTTTGACTTGCTTGATTTTTCCTTTTATGAGTTTGTTGATTACGCGTTTATCTCGCGTTGAAGAGATAAGATCTCGGCATGTATTTTTTTCAATACCGGCAGTTTTTTGCTTAAATTTATGAGTTAGCAGATGTATTTAAACTCAAAATAGTATTTGGCAGTCTTTGTAGAGTGGGTTagttaatcaccgatttgttGTGTTGTCTCCAATTCAGGAACTTGAAAAACAGCATTTCCAACATTTAAGAAGTACACATGGTTTTAAGTAATAATTGTTATCATCCAAGATAATCTGAAGCCCAATTCAATGTTTGACCTCTTCAAGATTTGTTCTTTTGTGTCTTCACTAGTCCATCCAGATCATTTGCAATTTATGTAGGACAGTGTGTGATTTGTATCCAATCATAAGATgtttcttaaaggaaatacacaGAGAGTAAAACAAGGAAAGAAAAGCTTTTCTTTCTATCCagcaagaggattcttttaagcggcgtccaatttaaatagtttagCAACCTTCTCGTgtttgttgcccaggaaatctctgTAAGTATATTTTGATTCTTTCTTTGTAGTTTAACCCTTTCAGTTCCTCAAATAAAGACAATTATTTACGACCCAGCTTACCAAGCAAAacaagagtagccgttcgcaaacgtttcagttTATTTACTTACCCTACCTCCATTCCAGTAACTGTTTAATTCCTCGTTTCAACCCCccataaacaatttatatttttacaagtgacacccaatgtggtaggcaaattaaatCGTTACATATTCTGAATAATGTCAAAATTTCACAAATAATGCTTTCATACTGATATGTATACAACGTGCGCATATTCCAGTCGAGAGCGAATGAGACATCTGTATACTTTAAATTCGGATTAGTAGAGAGTAATAGAGTGTCAAAGGCGCTCTCGATGTCAAATCATGTTACCATTAAATCTTGCTTGTTTAAAAGGCGGTTAAGATCTATATTTGTAACGTTACTAAGTTGTCAGCAGTGGTTCGAGATGGACGGAATCCGGACTGAGCGGCTTTTTTAGCGGCTTACAGGAGTATAGTGCATGTTAGTGTAATAGGCCGGTAAAAATTTGGATTAGTCGTGACTTGTCCTGTTTTATTGATTGATATAACGATATATTCCCTTCATTACATTGGATCTGATTGGTATATATTATGTTGTatattataaaactttttttaacggCAGATATTGGAATAATTTTGAGGAATATGAAGGGTGGATTTAAGTTTATAAcatacatctatttaatgtaaataaatcaaatttttgtgtACTGTACTCCACTTATAAACCTATGTGGTTGATGTATATTGTATGTTttgaataaatgaaaaaatgCTTTAGACTTTATATTGTTTTAGGCTAGTTTTGATGGTGCTTCTCAATTTTGTCGCCAGCAAGGAATGCAATTGGTTAGTATTATGAATAAGGATGAAAACGAGAGATTAGGAAAATTTACAGATGAAATAGGTAAGAAAATAGTACCGCTTATGTAAGTAAGCATATTATGTTTCATAtgtaaaaattgataaaaatcgtTATATAGATTTGAATAATATTGCATCGTAAgacataataaaagaaaaagtaaGAATGTATTCCTACCAATCGTTTTCTTCCAGGTTTCTATCCCCCATTGCAtcttagaatttttttttcatgttatTTTTGGTCGTTCACGTTTTCTTGTCTATTTGCACCATTTATTCTTTCTAtgtggccataccatataaggtGTGGGTTATTATATCGGTGATCTTTTCTGTTAATCCCATTTGTTTTTTAACGCTTTCTTTTCTTTAAGGTTTGAATTTTGATATTCTCCCTCTCTTCCGAAAATtcctgacagtaggattttgaggATGgcgcggacgatattttctttatgagaggtcttcatatcgaaggtaaccgtatgtcgtcatctcttttattgagacaatttggcctttttcaatttatatggcttcttggtttatagaagcggggactatggttctggagtctttaaaatcaattttgtgatccTTATGAAGATAATGTTCACCTAGAGctaaaattaaattggaattaCAAACAGAAATGAAAtattcataaatcctattttggattctacgatttgtttggcatATATAAGATCGggagcagtctgcacaaggaattttataaaagccgtgttgttcatttggaatgttgtttTTTATTGATCGGAAAAGAGATAAATCTCTcaggttgcctgagaaaaaatggtcacAAAGTAGAGTGCTCGTTATTAAAGATATgaattatcaaaaataaagtaaaataaagttagggcgcaacgacactggtttgacaagtcAGAATtagtatgtatattatttatatctatcgacgcatgctccagtagcgttgcgcgctagctgtcttttgttttatctttgatacctcgcgtttttacaGCTGGAATCCTAATTTTCAACCATTTTTCTCAGGCAAACTTATACTAAcgtattaagaaaaaaattagctttaatttaatataaaaaacatgcacatacgtcagcgtattttatttaaaaaataaattaacgagataaaatttttgtcaaaatttaacttctattaaaaacaataaaattatttccGGCCACTTATTGACTGgtaacctattatcaatgtattctcctaattttaaatatatgtacaaatgtgagtttgattaactactttatgaacgtagtgatcttgcAGTGGGATGTTAGgctattaattatttaatcaactGCAAATAGAGGTGTAAGAAGTGTCTTTCTTCATCTCtattactccagtcactgtggaggaaaagaagTCAacacctctaaattttttataactgaatcgattttgctaaaaatttggaattaggcttatcttacctccctcttcaaaagttatatatgcgctaggtgagctttttatttttaagggatgcaatcaccccttattgaaaataatgaaaaaatttatattaaagcattttatggatttaaatcgtgttaaattaggtaattgaaatattgtcaattataataatggatattgtgtacattctcaacccataaataatcttaaaaaccaccccttttaataaacataattgtaaaaaatcgtttaacaagTTCAAACgtttttgtagtgcatttatatcatctacaatgtaattctctgcttatataaaataattttggttgattgcaacacttcaacccttaaaaactaccttctatgtcaaaatatataaaaaaatctttttaaacaacttcaaaagtttttaatgtacatttatattcaaaaattcctttcttatcaataaaatattttttgattggttgcttattttcaagcCTTAAAAACCatctctatgctcacgaaacaaattcccctttggtaaatgtctaaataaaaaaattaagtatactcatgatgtttttattgtaaaaaattatgcatgaaaatactttatactttattaacattagaaagtatacaaaatatatttacaaaaataaaaattatttacaatatatcaaattattcattgtctgaaacaTCATTCACGTCGTGTTCTAACTACACCtgttcgtctattgcaggacagttttgacaattgtcgccagagcatgttccacacgtagcattgcaaaatagacctagtctacgacagccacactctgagccgcaaccctttttgcaattgcaaaaaatcattttcaatagttcttctggtacaggtgaacttttcatttttattggttgtaaaatatcatcactcttgaaccatccccaatccgtcatatcaatctctttgttttcaagccatatctgagtttgtaaataaactcttttgatatgctcatccaGGACACctacagttggtacaagagatgataatttaactgcactatttttagttgtggctttaataaaggattcgtatcgtatatgtatatatatatatatatatatatatatatatatatatatatatatatatatatatatatatatatatatatatatatatatgtatgtattatatacatatttgtgttaGTGTTAGTGtctctgttaccagtttttcaataaagcatttatatatacagaaaataagttgatgctccaaaatataaataacatgctccaaaatttttttagaataactccgttaatttttaagctacagtatccattaaaaaaatattttgaaggtaatttcaaaagctacaagactaagtagattaaaatatgttaaaattctttctttttaaatagtaaagggccaaagtgctgattacaggtgtgtcagccgctgtatctcaaacttcaattggctatatctctattattttttgagttacaaccaaaataaaaaaatcaaaatttttattaagaaaaaaactacattttaatATAGAATcctttttcacgtatctcttatagttttagatttattttgaaaaaatgttaatttttagataattaaaaaaaaagattttttaatttaaacatgatttttttaaaaaaaacccattttaaacaggctaaacttttaaaacttataaataacacatAATGACAACAtaatgaattgtagaagatatacgtttaatttcaattctgatcgaaatagtgttacttatactgctcgttttttttaaacgctagagtaattcaaattctttccttcgtatttcgttttgtttaaatcgaaatggcttttaacatagctcactTTAATGGTTTTTTCTAGCTCtctaaaaagtgttgtatgagtttttatcaaaaaagatgttcattttccgatatttgatgttaaatgcatcgagtatagtatcccaaaaataaaaagtcatcttcaaacaattataaatcgcttagtatcgtacttataaaacttaataattaaacaatctctttgttttttcataagctttatttttgttcattatagatttttcaataaaatgctttgtttttgagttattcgtacaaaatcattggaaaacatgttttatttttgcgaaaagtttactttttcaagtgcgtataactcaaaaagtattgatttagcgaaaaaaatttatatcacattttttgtttaaaatttaattctctatcaatttccggggttattttgagtgtaaaaagttcaaccccctagatggggTGCTAACCACCCCAGGAGTAGAAGCACATATTGGCACAATATAAcctatgttttttgagtaatttactacccactctAAAAATTTCAGacaaatcggtgcagttataaaaaatttaagggGAAATGCCATAGTAACTGGACTATATACCTATTTCTGTAAAATTTCCTGCAGCTGGAATGTAGTGTCTCCTGAATGGATATTTTAAATAGAGTTTTTTCCTATGTGTCTAGCTgttcacattttttatttctcacAACTGATTTTTCGTTTTTGTTACTTTTCTTTTTTATCCAGAAACAGAAATTTTTTTATCCAGAAACACAGATTtcatttactttaatttaatcCAGATATCGGTCTTAGATCTTCATCGTCTTGCGTTCCGAACCAAATTTCTTACTCTTTCTTTCATATTTTACTAAATCTTTGAGATTATCGTCAAATCATTTCGGGTTACTAATTTTCTCATTGGCATGTTTACCCAATGCATTTTTAGCTGCTTTATGGATATGTAGCTTTATTTGTTCTTAGAGATACCTATTTGGCTACTGTAATCTTATTGGAGAGTTCTATATCGTAGTGTTCGTGTCATGTTCGTATATTGTGtcgttcaatgattttatgacgcTGAGTCATGTAGTGGTTTtgtgtttgtcttttttttcttggAAGGATTTTATGCTTATAACACTATGTTGGCCAGGTGGGTTGGTGGATATCAACATGTGGCCTTTCACTCAGATTACACGCTGTTTATAATTATCCTCTTGAGATCAGATGCTAATATTTTGATAGTTTAGGTCCACAGTGGATATTTCATTTTCCGAATATTAACTATATCTGGGAGGTATTCTCCTATGATACAAGTAGGGATGCGCTCGATGGAAGACTAACTAGCAATAGTTTCACACGTGTTTTTTTAGAGATATAAATTACTTATTGAATTAATCCAGCTTTGGTTTTTGTTCATATTATTCCAGACTAAATACTATACACGAAATAAAATTATCAACAATGTTTCTATAAGATTTATTTATAAGTAAGTGTAAGTGTAAGtgataatgaaatatttaatttacatatttatatcgtcttctttttctttaggtgccgtgtccgtattcagaggCCGTCAGCATGTTAAAAATTTccttaaaatcttctctatcggGTGCTGTGCGAAATAATTCGACTGTGAAACCACACGATTgcctaatattacgcagccatgaaagtgtCTTTTGACCAATTCATCTATTTCCCTCCACCTTTCTTTGTATTATAAGGTAGTTATTTAGGTGGTCTAATTATATACCCCAAGTATTCTGTTTTCTCCTCTTTATGATGTTAATAAGTTGAGGTTCTGAATACATTAGTTTAAGAATATCTTCATTGGAAGTATGTGAAATCCACGATATTTTAAGGATCCGTCCATAGCACCACAATTTGAATGCTCCATGTCCATGGCTCACAATATTTTAAGACCTTCTTGCAAATATGCATCGATAGGTTTCTTTGAGAAAAAAATAGTTTCCAGGCAATAAGAGCCTTACGTAATATTTTGATTATAGTTATTATCTCTTTATCAGAGTCTCAATTTACAATAagcagctgccaaggtatttaaaatggtttacaCGTTtcatctcctctccattaagacaAAGCAGACCTTGATCTAAATTTATCTTTCTAACCGCGATCCAGTTTGTTTTTGAAATGGTAATTTTAAGccctctccgataacttgcttcattGACTACATTTACTAATATCTGGAGATCTAATAACTTTTCTGCAAGGACGGCTGTATCGTTCGCTTCTCCGCCTAGTCTTAATCTCTCGAATCTGTCATCCAAAGTCTctctaaagatttcttcagagtatagaTTAAAAAAACTGGGTCACAAAACACAAGCCTCTTGTACTCTACGTTTGATGGGTAGTTTTTCAGTACAACTATCTCCAATTTGGATAgagctacttgattgtaatattaGCAGTCTTATATCGTAGTTAAGTGCGGTTACCCGTAGGCAATTGAAAAGTGTTTCGTCTTGTAATCAGTCGAACGACTTCTCGATGAAAGAGTCAGAAACATTCTTTCGAAACtcacaaatttttttaaagagaaagagcatacagaatagtgcctctctaggTTCTAGACCACTCTACTTTTGCTTTTGAAGAAATATTCATCAATATGTATGgctcatcaaactgattagtctgAAGTCACTGCATTTAGTGGGCCTGTTTTTCTTtagtaatgttataaacagtgactccaaacaatcatctggtatttttctttcgttgtaaattttgttaaagAAAGTAGTTAGGTATGTAATGTTTTCAtcatccaaaagtttaagtaCCTCGGCAGGGATTTAATCTGGCccaggtgctttattattttttccttGCTGTATTGCTTTTccaaattttgattttaatatactACGACCTCTGTCTAACTGTTTGTCACAGGTAGTATGCGCATGTCTAGCATTTTCTTAAGAAGCATTGTCAAGATACTGATATATCTCCCATTTTTACACTGTTGGTTGTGATcacactttttttatattttatatttatttatatttttatatttccatCGAACTGCCATCAGATCTAGGATTTCCTGTATCATACACTCATTTTAAACagatatgtttttgtttaattttaggcTTGAATTATGAGCATTTTTGGACTTCCGGAACAAAATTAGCTAACACTGAGAGATTTATTTGGTTATCAACTGGTAATGCTATAGTTTACAGTAACTGGTATCCTGGTGAACCCTCTGTACATAGCTCAGATGGAAAGGATTTGATTGAAAATTGCATAGAGACGCTGAGAATAGGTGGGTCCCAAGCGCTTTATTGGAACGATCGATATTGCTTGGATGAACTAAGCTTTATATGTGAAAAATAGagaaatcaaaataaatatgttcGCAGAAGGTAATTGACTGTATGTTAATACATTAAGACACGTATTCATTAACGTATTGCATAACAAAGCGATTACTGTAGTTTAATAGataattgtaaaataaataagataaatattaaaattgtaattttacacTCCTAGAATACTCTTAATACATAACATTACTTCTTTTAATCCTTTCCCCAATCCTCCGATAGTCGTGTTTTTTCAAGTACCGCTTCTCAAGCTCCGCCTCCATCACGAAAAAACTGTTGTTGGGACCAGTTTTGCTAAAGCGAATCGTCTAAATTTTCCTTTTATTGGTCTACGACTGAAACGATTTCCAAATAATAgaatgacacacacacacacacacacgcagtgatcaaccctgcccctaggaacatgtgtataccaatgtaagaatgggatccacatgtccgaagatcaaaccggtcacacttagctagtcgaagtggtacctatctgacccccaagcTTTTctaccacccctcctcatcgtgtgacttacgtgaggaggcttatgatctgaagtttaattaagatgccctgggtaataggacatcctcggtttttagtgaatgtgatTATGCCACCTAACtctaggggtagccacatctaggattttttctccctatttactttactgactctattgattttactctagctatacgtcgggacttgagtccctaaaaaaaaaaaaagaaaaagagcgtgtgttccgatcatagagccatcagcccgagctgacgactctatgtccggtaaagagtgtgtgctcggtcactcagccgccgatttggcaaaataaattttgttctccttgcCGGTTGAGCATCCGACAGGGgaccggccaccaagcccatgtatgccgcacatgacctcagtgcttgGATTTCGCaagtagatctttcattcgatctgccttaagggcctagtccgcggagcggtatatagaaggcctgacgggccccttctatatttgctatataagataaatttacgttaaacggtttaatgaaaagtatgaatatatcaatatgaatttacgttatttaatcagaaagcacatgttgttttggtcttctgtgtaccgtccttatgttttcattgtagttagtcagctctcttaatattttgcttgggtggtttcttagtccgttgaaaatttcatatgctctcttgtctagcgtgcgtaggattcttgtttatCCTGAATCTCTATATacgtatctcaagggtacgtaccttggtatcttaagggcatcttgACTATTTGATTCtgagtggtctgtatctttttcctgtttgttttacaggtgtgtccccacgctgcggatgcatatgttaggactggcaggataatactattcgcaaccctgattttggttttaaatcgtagtttaatTTTCCTTCctataagtgttgagagctgacttttcaacgctttggctttgtgtatttgctgattgatgtgcccagtgaacgttagcttcttgtctagatgtacccctaggtatttagcctggttggtccagtctactggggtgttttcgattgtgatttcgcgatttggtacacttcttctgtgactaaacattacagcctgtgttttgtctggatttagggctattttccattttatgcaccatctttggaatctgtttagtgctctttgtagataattagctgcatgatccgggtttctccagctaacagctattgctgtgttgTCAGcctaaagactcaacagagagcctggctcttttggcgtgtcggcagtacagatggtgtacaggtacggcgacagcaccgctccctgaggcacaccagCCTCCAGGATCCCGATTTcagatagggttgcccctattcgaactctgaaccttct
The genomic region above belongs to Diabrotica undecimpunctata isolate CICGRU chromosome 8, icDiaUnde3, whole genome shotgun sequence and contains:
- the LOC140448046 gene encoding perlucin-like, whose amino-acid sequence is MILKMCTFLSWVIKVVLVCFFVLTQVSGNTTSVLYTSAVKPPKSSNILNYAGKTYYFSTAVKASFDGASQFCRQQGMQLVSIMNKDENERLGKFTDEIGLNYEHFWTSGTKLANTERFIWLSTGNAIVYSNWYPGEPSVHSSDGKDLIENCIETLRIGGSQALYWNDRYCLDELSFICEK